The following coding sequences lie in one Rutidosis leptorrhynchoides isolate AG116_Rl617_1_P2 chromosome 4, CSIRO_AGI_Rlap_v1, whole genome shotgun sequence genomic window:
- the LOC139844589 gene encoding uncharacterized protein: MRSIEDKGCINHKTPGVGCGVSRGGGGSHHHRAALGKPTPSKLDDAQKWLVKLSRGGEKSHSNSEPRNSNADDRRLIAPVPKKEYPSNEDEEESGVIVHYGGIETKKVDYDDSVWRSNENNNNPGSVVRSICVRDMGTEMTPMASQDPSRTATPIRATTPAARSPIGSGSSTPARLFPNGGHGVDVGGPTRFNRERVESNAENVLESKTLDQDSKRNSLETRAMAWDEAERAKYMARYKREEVKIQSWENHEKRKAEMEMKKLEAKAERLKSRAQEKYTNKLASTRRIAEEKRAKAEVNLNEKAVKTSERADYIRRKGYLPSSFSIKLPYSSVFRSHCYSCNS; encoded by the exons ATGAGGTCAATAGAGGATAAGGGTTGCATAAATCATAAGACTCCTGGTGTCGGTTGTGGTGTGAGCCGCGGCGGTGGTGGTTCGCATCACCACCGAGCGGCTTTAGGCAAACCGACACCATCAAAATTGGACGATGCCCAAAAATGGTTAGTGAAGTTGTCTAGGGGTGGAGAAAAGAGTCACTCAAATAGTGAGCCGCGTAATTCGAATGCGGATGATAGGAGATTAATCGCACCGGTTCCTAAAAAGGAGTACCCGAGTAATGAAGACGAAGAAGAAAGTGGAGTTATTGTACATTATGGAGGAATAGAAACAAAAAAAGTTGATTATGATGATTCAGTATGGAGAtcaaatgagaataataataatccGGGGTCAGTTGTGAGATCAATTTGTGTTCGAGATATGGGAACCGAAATGACCCCAATGGCTAGCCAGGATCCTTCAAGAACGGCTACACCAATTCGAGCCACAACTCCGGCTGCACGGAGTCCTATAGGGTCCGGTTCCTCGACTCCTGCTAGATTATTTCCGAATGGTGGACATGGTGTGGATGTGGGTGGACCCACGAGATTTAATCGAGAAAGGGTTGAGAGTAATGCTGAAAATGTGCTCGAAAGCAAAAcgttagatcaagactctaagcGAAATAGTCTTGAAACCCGAGCTATGGCTTGGGATGAGGCGGAACGCGCAAAATATATGGCTAG GTACAAACGCGAAGAAGTGAAGATACAATCTTGGGAGAATCATGAAAAGAGAAAAGccgaaatggaaatgaaaaaactGGAG GCGAAGGCAGAAAGATTGAAGTCTCGAGCGCAAGAGAAGTACACAAATAAACTAGCTTCAACTAGACGTATTGCAGAAGAGAAGCGAGCGAAAGCCGAGGTTAATTTGAATGAAAAAGCAGTGAAAACATCTGAAAGAGCAGATTACATTAGAAGAAAAGGATACCTGCCTTCTTCTTTCTCAATAAAGCTGCCTTATTCAAGTGTATTTAGATCGCATTGTTATAGTTGTAACAGTTAg